A portion of the Archocentrus centrarchus isolate MPI-CPG fArcCen1 chromosome 19, fArcCen1, whole genome shotgun sequence genome contains these proteins:
- the LOC115798154 gene encoding zinc transporter ZIP11-like isoform X3 — translation MSSATFESARNLAIGIGIQNFPEGLAVSLPLHGSGVSTWKAFWYGQLSGMVEPIAGLLGAVAVVLAEPLLPYALAFAAGAMVYVVVDDIIPEAQVSGNGKLASWTSILGFVVMMSLDVGLG, via the exons ATGTCATCTGCTACCTTTGAGAGTGCCAG AAATTTGGCCATTGGCATCGGCATCCAGAATTTCCCTGAAGGGTTGGCAGTGAGCCTGCCCCTCCATGGATCAGGGGTCTCAACCTGGAAAGCTTTCTG GTACGGTCAGCTGAGCGGCATGGTTGAACCGATTGCCGGGCTGCTCGGCGCCGTAGCTGTTGTTCTGGCAGAACCTCTGTTGCCGTACGCGCTGGCATTTGCTGCCGGGGCGATGGTCTATGTGGTGGTGGATGACATCATACCTGAGGCTCAAGTCAG TGGGAATGGAAAGCTAGCATCCTGGACCTCCATCCTAGGCTTTGTAGTGATGATGTCACTAGACGTGGGTCTGGGCTGA
- the LOC115798154 gene encoding zinc transporter ZIP11-like isoform X2 has product MYFKGIHSYPRAESLFEGLAVGVGFGAVGKMSSATFESARNLAIGIGIQNFPEGLAVSLPLHGSGVSTWKAFWYGQLSGMVEPIAGLLGAVAVVLAEPLLPYALAFAAGAMVYVVVDDIIPEAQVSGNGKLASWTSILGFVVMMSLDVGLG; this is encoded by the exons atgtattttaaaggcATCCACTCATATCCAAGAGCAGAGAGCCTGTTTG aGGGGTTGGCAGTCGGTGTTGGTTTTGGAGCTGTAGGAAAGATGTCATCTGCTACCTTTGAGAGTGCCAG AAATTTGGCCATTGGCATCGGCATCCAGAATTTCCCTGAAGGGTTGGCAGTGAGCCTGCCCCTCCATGGATCAGGGGTCTCAACCTGGAAAGCTTTCTG GTACGGTCAGCTGAGCGGCATGGTTGAACCGATTGCCGGGCTGCTCGGCGCCGTAGCTGTTGTTCTGGCAGAACCTCTGTTGCCGTACGCGCTGGCATTTGCTGCCGGGGCGATGGTCTATGTGGTGGTGGATGACATCATACCTGAGGCTCAAGTCAG TGGGAATGGAAAGCTAGCATCCTGGACCTCCATCCTAGGCTTTGTAGTGATGATGTCACTAGACGTGGGTCTGGGCTGA
- the LOC115798154 gene encoding zinc transporter ZIP11-like isoform X1 has protein sequence MLSFEPFRADQGLKILTRVPSSSYEKAVGGQLLIFWVSVNRLYSIRNLAIGIGIQNFPEGLAVSLPLHGSGVSTWKAFWYGQLSGMVEPIAGLLGAVAVVLAEPLLPYALAFAAGAMVYVVVDDIIPEAQVSGNGKLASWTSILGFVVMMSLDVGLG, from the exons ATGTTGTCCTTTGAGCCTTTCAGAGCTGATCAGGGACTGAAGATTCTCACTCGTGTCCCCTCTTCATCATATGAGAAGGCCGTTGGCGGCCAGCTGCTAATATTTTGGGTGTCTGTTAATCGTTTGTATTCCATCAGAAATTTGGCCATTGGCATCGGCATCCAGAATTTCCCTGAAGGGTTGGCAGTGAGCCTGCCCCTCCATGGATCAGGGGTCTCAACCTGGAAAGCTTTCTG GTACGGTCAGCTGAGCGGCATGGTTGAACCGATTGCCGGGCTGCTCGGCGCCGTAGCTGTTGTTCTGGCAGAACCTCTGTTGCCGTACGCGCTGGCATTTGCTGCCGGGGCGATGGTCTATGTGGTGGTGGATGACATCATACCTGAGGCTCAAGTCAG TGGGAATGGAAAGCTAGCATCCTGGACCTCCATCCTAGGCTTTGTAGTGATGATGTCACTAGACGTGGGTCTGGGCTGA
- the LOC115798153 gene encoding uncharacterized protein LOC115798153, translating into MGQQPSQEMLESAAQMFVLGLQLDDFRIDSSLERFSGLNSAEELNRYRDQVLYSDGLSQAASVAEKMGSVLGGLSSVPHAVGLGALIISLALDVVAKSLNKETLGTAEMIERVFAQEKAREVRDLMDNYLKRMQINLRNRELQLSETRQREIALSAQLTRLKNSMLNDGQMDTQFLTQWVNGAAFHTQMLIHQARLERRQEPDGSRAMRAAGIYQHDLNLLVNKLMDLMRNNANNESGLKVVEILRSRPQITWTQDYFSKLQSNIPSLVRQNAAFYIRTRL; encoded by the exons ATGGGTCAACAACCGTCTCAAGAGATGCTTGAAAGTGCTGCTCAAATGTTTGTCTTAGGGTTGCAGTTGGATGATTTTAGAATTGACAG CTCCCTGGAGAGATTCTCTGGGCTCAACTCAGCTGAAGAGCTGAACAGGTACAGAGACCAGGTGTTGTACAGTGATGGACTCAGCCAGGCTGCATCTGTTGCGGAGAAGATGGGCTCTGTCCTAGGTGGGCTCAGCTCGGTGCCTCATGCTGTCGGACTGGGGGCTCTTATCATTTCCTTGGCCTTAGATGTGGTTGCCAAAAGCCTAAATAAAGAAACACTGGGCACAGCTGAAATGATAGAGAGGGTGTTTGCACAGGAGAAGGCCAGGGAG GTCCGAGACCTGATGGACAACTATTTGAAGCGTATGCAGATCAACCTGAGGAACCGagagctgcagctctctgagaCCCGTCAAAGAGAGATCGCTCTTAGTGCCCAACTCACACGGCTGAAG AACTCCATGTTGAACGACGGACAGATGGACACTCAGTTTCTGACGCAGTGGGTGAATGGAGCTGCTTTCCACACCCAGATGCTGATCCATCAGGCTCGTCTGGAGAGGAGACAAGAACCCGATGGATCCAGAGCAATGCGGGCAGCAGGGATTTATCAGCACGACCTCAACCTTCTTGTGAACAAATTGATGGACTTGATGAGAAACAATGCTAATAATGAAAGTGGTTTGAAAGTTGTAGAGATTCTGCGTTCCAGACCTCAGATTACATGGACACAAGACTATTTTTCAAAACTGCAATCAAATATTCCATCGCTTGTGAGGCAAAATGCTGCCTTTTATATCCGAACCCGACTTTGA
- the LOC115798151 gene encoding uncharacterized protein LOC115798151 isoform X1, with protein MKKKKIFKCKNANQNMTCFLSDHHEQEMGQHPSQEAQERFLEFVTNLFLTHSGIDDFKIDSSLERFSGLNSAEELNRYRDQVLYSDGLSQVASVVEKVGSALGGLSLVPHAVGLGALIISLALDVVAKSLKKETLGTAEMVERVFAQEKAREVRDLMHEYLKRMQINLRNPRLQLSETRQREIALSAQLTRLKNSMLIDGHIDPHLMKQWVNGAAFHTQMLIHQARLERRQERDGSRAMRAAGIYQQDLNRIVDKLMNMITENDKSELCIKYVALLRSKPQISWTQDYFSKLQSNIPSLVRQNADFYIQT; from the exons atgaaaaaaaaaaaaatctttaagtgTAAAAATGCAAACCAAAACATGACGTGTTTTCTTTCTGACCACCATGAACAGGAAATGGGTCAACACCCGTCTCAAGAGGCCCAAGAGAGATTTCTTGAATTTGTGACTAATTTATTCCTCACACATTCGGGAATAGATGATTTTAAAATTGACAG CTCCCTGGAGAGATTCTCTGGGCTCAACTCAGCTGAAGAGCTGAACAGGTACAGAGACCAGGTGTTGTACAGTGATGGACTCAGCCAGGTTGCATCTGTTGTGGAGAAGGTGGGCTCTGCCCTAGGTGGGCTCAGCTTGGTGCCTCATGCTGTCGGACTGGGGGCTCTTATCATTTCCTTGGCCTTAGATGTGGTTGCCAAAAGCCTAAAGAAAGAAACACTGGGCACAGCTGAAATGGTAGAGAGGGTGTTTGCACAGGAGAAGGCCAGGGAG GTCCGAGACCTGATGCACGAGTATTTGAAGCGTATGCAGATCAACCTGAGGAACCCACGGCTGCAGCTCTCTGAGACCCGTCAAAGAGAGATCGCTCTTAGTGCCCAACTCACACGGCTGAAG AACTCCATGTTGATCGACGGACACATTGACCCTCACTTAATGAAGCAGTGGGTGAATGGAGCTGCCTTCCACACCCAGATGCTGATCCATCAGGCTCGTCTGGAGAGGAGACAAGAACGTGATGGATCCAGAGCAATGCGGGCAGCAGGGATTTATCAGCAGGATCTCAACCGTATTGTGGACAAATTGATGAACAtgataacagaaaatgataaaagTGAACTTTGTATTAAATATGTTGCACTTCTGCGTTCTAAACCTCAGATCAGCTGGACACAAGATTATTTTTCAAAACTGCAATCAAATATTCCATCGCTTGTGAGGCAAAATGCTGACTTTTATATCCAAACCTGA
- the LOC115798151 gene encoding uncharacterized protein LOC115798151 isoform X2: MGQHPSQEAQERFLEFVTNLFLTHSGIDDFKIDSSLERFSGLNSAEELNRYRDQVLYSDGLSQVASVVEKVGSALGGLSLVPHAVGLGALIISLALDVVAKSLKKETLGTAEMVERVFAQEKAREVRDLMHEYLKRMQINLRNPRLQLSETRQREIALSAQLTRLKNSMLIDGHIDPHLMKQWVNGAAFHTQMLIHQARLERRQERDGSRAMRAAGIYQQDLNRIVDKLMNMITENDKSELCIKYVALLRSKPQISWTQDYFSKLQSNIPSLVRQNADFYIQT; encoded by the exons ATGGGTCAACACCCGTCTCAAGAGGCCCAAGAGAGATTTCTTGAATTTGTGACTAATTTATTCCTCACACATTCGGGAATAGATGATTTTAAAATTGACAG CTCCCTGGAGAGATTCTCTGGGCTCAACTCAGCTGAAGAGCTGAACAGGTACAGAGACCAGGTGTTGTACAGTGATGGACTCAGCCAGGTTGCATCTGTTGTGGAGAAGGTGGGCTCTGCCCTAGGTGGGCTCAGCTTGGTGCCTCATGCTGTCGGACTGGGGGCTCTTATCATTTCCTTGGCCTTAGATGTGGTTGCCAAAAGCCTAAAGAAAGAAACACTGGGCACAGCTGAAATGGTAGAGAGGGTGTTTGCACAGGAGAAGGCCAGGGAG GTCCGAGACCTGATGCACGAGTATTTGAAGCGTATGCAGATCAACCTGAGGAACCCACGGCTGCAGCTCTCTGAGACCCGTCAAAGAGAGATCGCTCTTAGTGCCCAACTCACACGGCTGAAG AACTCCATGTTGATCGACGGACACATTGACCCTCACTTAATGAAGCAGTGGGTGAATGGAGCTGCCTTCCACACCCAGATGCTGATCCATCAGGCTCGTCTGGAGAGGAGACAAGAACGTGATGGATCCAGAGCAATGCGGGCAGCAGGGATTTATCAGCAGGATCTCAACCGTATTGTGGACAAATTGATGAACAtgataacagaaaatgataaaagTGAACTTTGTATTAAATATGTTGCACTTCTGCGTTCTAAACCTCAGATCAGCTGGACACAAGATTATTTTTCAAAACTGCAATCAAATATTCCATCGCTTGTGAGGCAAAATGCTGACTTTTATATCCAAACCTGA